In Streptomyces qaidamensis, one DNA window encodes the following:
- a CDS encoding sugar ABC transporter substrate-binding protein — MRRTALPVTIATISVSLVGCGGLDPTGSSADGRPAKGDDITVGLLLPEKSNPQYEQFHYPVIKAKVESLTRGRGRVEYANAEADADEQTRQLQQMIDERVDVILLDPVDTHAIAGGVRKAKEAGIAVIAYDRLAEGPIDAYITFDNELVGEVQGRSLLEALGEDAGPSDKIVMMNGSPTDPNAAQFKAGAVLALDGKVTIAKSFDTKDWKPQTAEKNMAEAINEIGKDDIKAVYAANDGLAGGIIEALKAAGVTDLPPITGQDAELSAVRRIITGEQYMSVYKPYPEEAENAAEMAVAKAQGRDIQFEALTSSRVDSPTRKDIPAHLVPVVALTRDNIKDTVIGSGMYKLSEICTPRLAADCAATGLKK, encoded by the coding sequence ATGCGTCGTACCGCCCTGCCCGTGACCATCGCGACGATCTCTGTCTCGCTCGTCGGCTGTGGCGGGCTCGACCCGACGGGGAGCAGCGCCGACGGACGCCCGGCCAAGGGGGACGACATCACCGTGGGGCTGCTTCTGCCGGAAAAGTCGAACCCTCAGTACGAGCAGTTCCACTATCCCGTCATCAAGGCGAAGGTCGAGTCCCTCACCCGCGGCCGGGGCCGGGTCGAGTACGCCAACGCCGAGGCCGACGCGGACGAGCAGACCCGGCAACTGCAGCAGATGATCGACGAACGGGTCGACGTGATCCTGCTGGACCCCGTCGACACGCATGCCATCGCAGGCGGGGTGAGGAAGGCCAAGGAGGCCGGCATCGCGGTCATCGCCTACGACCGGCTGGCCGAGGGCCCGATCGACGCGTACATCACCTTCGACAACGAGCTCGTCGGCGAGGTACAGGGCCGCTCCCTGCTGGAGGCCCTGGGCGAGGACGCCGGCCCCTCCGACAAGATCGTCATGATGAACGGCTCACCCACCGACCCGAACGCCGCGCAGTTCAAGGCGGGCGCGGTCCTCGCCCTCGACGGCAAGGTGACGATCGCCAAGTCGTTCGACACCAAGGACTGGAAGCCGCAGACCGCCGAGAAGAACATGGCCGAGGCGATCAACGAAATCGGAAAGGACGACATCAAGGCCGTCTACGCCGCCAACGACGGCCTGGCGGGCGGCATCATCGAAGCACTGAAGGCCGCGGGCGTAACCGACCTGCCCCCGATCACCGGGCAGGACGCCGAGCTCTCGGCGGTTCGGCGGATCATCACCGGCGAGCAGTACATGAGTGTGTACAAGCCGTACCCGGAGGAGGCCGAGAACGCCGCGGAGATGGCCGTGGCGAAGGCCCAGGGCAGAGACATTCAGTTCGAAGCCCTCACCTCCAGCAGAGTCGACAGTCCAACCCGTAAGGACATTCCCGCACATCTCGTGCCGGTCGTCGCCCTGACGAGGGACAACATCAAGGACACGGTCATCGGGAGCGGCATGTACAAGCTGTCCGAGATATGCACGCCCCGACTCGCGGCCGACTGTGCGGCGACAGGCCTGAAGAAGTAG
- a CDS encoding fumarylacetoacetate hydrolase family protein, which produces MRVVTTDAGLGRIEDGAVALLDTAFPHIGVVLEQEGSLRCLASCAVRRRIPIDEATLVAPLGRPRAVWGVGLNYVSKAARTGRGLPEQPILYLAASSGVSAPGAQVVIPQAAAEPDYEGEIAVVVGRRLYRANESEVWPAIAGITAANDMTARDVMRTTSVPALAKSYPGFTPLGPSLRTPDDLSDRDTIRVRTLVNGELVQDDTSAGMIFPVPDLLSRLSWFTALEPGDVVLTGTPAGTGQDRACFLADGDEVRVEVDGVLPLITRVVRPEDASLRDHRLTEPVS; this is translated from the coding sequence ATGCGAGTAGTGACGACGGATGCCGGCCTGGGCCGGATCGAGGACGGGGCTGTCGCCCTGCTGGACACTGCTTTTCCGCACATCGGAGTGGTCCTCGAACAGGAGGGCTCGCTGCGGTGTCTGGCGTCCTGCGCGGTGCGCAGACGCATCCCGATCGACGAGGCCACCCTCGTGGCGCCGCTGGGCCGTCCCCGCGCGGTGTGGGGCGTCGGGCTCAACTATGTGTCGAAGGCGGCCCGCACCGGCCGGGGACTGCCCGAGCAGCCGATCCTGTACCTGGCCGCGTCGTCCGGTGTGTCGGCACCCGGCGCGCAGGTGGTGATCCCGCAGGCCGCGGCCGAACCCGACTACGAGGGCGAGATCGCGGTCGTGGTCGGGCGCCGGCTGTACCGGGCGAACGAGTCCGAGGTCTGGCCCGCGATCGCGGGCATCACCGCGGCCAACGACATGACGGCGCGGGACGTCATGCGCACCACGTCCGTGCCCGCCCTCGCCAAGAGCTACCCGGGTTTCACGCCGCTCGGCCCCTCGCTCCGCACTCCCGACGACCTGTCTGACCGCGACACGATCCGCGTACGGACCCTGGTCAACGGCGAGCTGGTGCAGGACGACACGAGCGCCGGAATGATCTTCCCGGTGCCCGATCTGCTGAGCCGGTTGTCGTGGTTCACCGCGCTCGAACCCGGCGATGTCGTCCTCACCGGAACCCCGGCCGGCACCGGCCAGGACCGTGCGTGCTTCCTCGCCGACGGCGACGAGGTACGCGTCGAGGTGGACGGCGTGCTGCCCCTCATCACCCGCGTCGTGCGTCCTGAGGACGCTTCACTGCGCGACCACCGACTGACCGAACCGGTCAGCTGA